In the Bombiscardovia apis genome, CTTCTCGTCGACAAGTTCCTGCCCATCGTCGCTTCCTACGCCCGGCAGCTGGCCGACATTCTGACCCAGCCCAAAAAACTACTGCTAGCAGCATTGGGCGCAGTGCTCCAATCCGTCGCCCTGGGCCTGAGCTTCTGGGCATCCCTAATGGCGTTTGGCTGGCATACAAACGTCTTCGAGACCACCTTCGTGTTCCTGCTAGCCAATACTTTAGGTTCAGCTGTGCCTACCCCCGGCGGTTTGGGAGCCATCGAAGCAGTGTTGTTCTCAGCTTTCCGCCTCGCAGGCGTACCTTCTGGTATCGCAATTTCGGGCACCCTCGTCTTCCGCGTGGTCACCTACTGGCTGCGTATTCCCCTGGGCGCTCTCGCTATGCGATGGCTAGGTAAACGCAATCTGGTGTAAGCCTATAGCGGCCTAAAGCGTCTGTATCTCTCCAATATTGGCCTAATAATGCCCATTTCTAGGTCATTTTTGCCGAAATTAGCGGATTTCGAGGAAAAAAGTCGGTAAAATCCGCATAAACACAGTATTCTTCGTCAATCTGCGCTAATATCAGACATGAACGTTGGGTTTCCCGGACTAAGCATGGGGAGCCCCATGAACAAGAAGGATACTTCTATGGCATACAACAAATCTGATCTGGTCTCGAAGATTGCTCAGAAGTCGAACCTGACCAAGGCTCAGGCTGAAGCAGCTGTCAACGCCTTCCAAGACGTCTTCGTCGAGGCCATGAAGTCCGGCGAGGGCCTCAAGCTCACCGGTCTGTTCTCTGCCGAGCGCGTCAAGCGTGCTGCCCGCACTGGCCGCAATCCCCGCACCGGTGAGACCATCAAGATTCCAGCATCCTACGGTGTCCGTATCTCCGCAGGCTCACTGCTGAAGAAGGCTGTGTCCAACAAGTAAGCTCTTTGTTTACTCACAAAAGCGCCCGGAACTCATGTACGAGTCCGGGCGCTTTTGTATGCCACTACCTGTTCAGTAGTGCACAGCTTAGCGTAAGTATTGAAAGAGATCCTCAGTGATGAGACCATTAGAAGCTACGAGGTCGTTGTTATGCTCCCAACTGACTGGCTCGCCGTTCCACTGGCTCAGTCTGCCTTGAGCCTCCCGGACCACGATAGCCCCAGCAGAGACCGCAGGAATATCCCAAGAGTGTAGCATGGGCTCGAAGTAGGCGTCGTAAGACCCGTCAGCCACCCTACACAGGTCGAGAGAGGTGGGCCCTACCCTTTTTATGTCTGCTGGCCTACCGGCCAACTGAGCAACCGTTTTGAGGGCCCGCTCCGATTCGCGTGGAAAGTATGACATGCCAAAGCTGACTACTGAGCCTTTGAGACTACTGGTAGTAGAAGGCATAATCTTCTCGCGCTTATCACCTACTGTTGTTCGTCGCACGCGAATAGCACCCTGGCCTTCCGCTGCCATGTAAGTCAGCCCCAGAACTGGAGAGTGAACTATGCCCAGAATGGGGCGCGGTTTGCCTGCTTGATCGACTTCGAAGAGAGATATGGTAATAGTCCACTCAGCCATGTTACGCACATAATTGATCGAACCGTCGATATGTCCCAAGCACCAATAGTGCCCGCCAGGTTTGCGGTCTGAACCTTCTTCTTCCCAGAAACCGTCACAGGGATCAGCTGCTTCGATTTTGGTACGACAGTAGCGAATAAGTCTATCGTCTATCTCAGACACAAAACGCGCATCACTATCGGCTTGCATCTGGTTTCGCAAGTCGTGAGGATTGATTTGATCTTGCAAGGCATGGCGGCCAGCCTCGACAGCGATATGGGCCGTCTGTATGGTCAAATCGCGCAACTCCATCTCGTCTACGACCTCTCTTATGGCTCGAGAATCTATACTCACAAGTTTCAGTACGAATACTATAGACGTGCTCGTATCAATATGAATCTATCTATATTACTCGCTCAACTAAAAATCGGCACTCAGCGTAAGACCTTACAACGTATACTACTCACTGCCCCCACAAACACAAGCGCTTTCGGGTTTATGCCTTTGCTTAGGGACTCTCATAGCAGAACCCAGCTTGCTAGTCGCAGTATGCTTGGTCGCTCAGCCGCGCGCCCCGTGCCCAATCAGCAGCTTTCATGGCTTTCTTACCGGCAGCCTTAACTTCCAAGAGTTCCAGAGGCTCAGTTTGCGTGCCCAGCCACACAGCCTTTTTGGTGGCCATCAGCTTTCCCGCTGCCAGCGATTGAGGAGGTTCATGCTCGGAGCTCGCAGCGCTTTGGGCCCGTAAAACATGCAAGAGAAGGCCTTCGCTGTCTGCTTGTTCGTGCAAGTAGCACCAAGCTCCAGGCTCTGGCGTGCAGGCGCGAATGTGACGGTCGGCCGCAAAAGCAGGCACGTCAAAACGAATATGAGCATCGCTACTGGTAATTTTTTGCGCAACCTCATACGCGCCTTGAGGCTGCGGCTGCGGATTTGCTCTGCCCTCAGCGACTGCTTCTAAGGCTGCGGCCAGCAGGTGAGAACCATCATGAGCCAACCTGTCGAGCAATTCTCCCGAGGTCTCATGCTCCCCTATTTCAACCGTTGATTGCGCCACGATAGGGCCTTCATCCATGCCCCGAGTCAGTTGGAAGACCGTAGCACCGCTCACTTGCTCACCCGACCAGATGGCCCGCTGAACCGGTGCGGCACCTCGCCACTGGGGCAGGAGTGAAAAATGCAGATTAAACCAACCCTGGTCGAGAGCGTCCAAAACAGGCTGTTTGAGAATGCGCCCGTAGGCCACCACGGCACCACAAGTGGCACCCGTAGCGCGAATCACCTCAGGAAAGTCATGCTCTGCTGGATTTGATTCTAAGACAGCAATGCCGCGTTCCTGAGCGAACTGTTTAACCGGGCTGGGCGTAAGCTTACGTCCCCTCCCCTGCGGCGCATCCGGGCGCGTGAGAACGGCCACCACTTGGAAGTGTTCAGGGTCTGAGGCCAAGAGCTCCAAAGC is a window encoding:
- the fmt gene encoding methionyl-tRNA formyltransferase, yielding MNQPLKIVFAGTPITAVPALELLASDPEHFQVVAVLTRPDAPQGRGRKLTPSPVKQFAQERGIAVLESNPAEHDFPEVIRATGATCGAVVAYGRILKQPVLDALDQGWFNLHFSLLPQWRGAAPVQRAIWSGEQVSGATVFQLTRGMDEGPIVAQSTVEIGEHETSGELLDRLAHDGSHLLAAALEAVAEGRANPQPQPQGAYEVAQKITSSDAHIRFDVPAFAADRHIRACTPEPGAWCYLHEQADSEGLLLHVLRAQSAASSEHEPPQSLAAGKLMATKKAVWLGTQTEPLELLEVKAAGKKAMKAADWARGARLSDQAYCD
- a CDS encoding inositol monophosphatase family protein, producing MELRDLTIQTAHIAVEAGRHALQDQINPHDLRNQMQADSDARFVSEIDDRLIRYCRTKIEAADPCDGFWEEEGSDRKPGGHYWCLGHIDGSINYVRNMAEWTITISLFEVDQAGKPRPILGIVHSPVLGLTYMAAEGQGAIRVRRTTVGDKREKIMPSTTSSLKGSVVSFGMSYFPRESERALKTVAQLAGRPADIKRVGPTSLDLCRVADGSYDAYFEPMLHSWDIPAVSAGAIVVREAQGRLSQWNGEPVSWEHNNDLVASNGLITEDLFQYLR
- a CDS encoding HU family DNA-binding protein, which produces MAYNKSDLVSKIAQKSNLTKAQAEAAVNAFQDVFVEAMKSGEGLKLTGLFSAERVKRAARTGRNPRTGETIKIPASYGVRISAGSLLKKAVSNK